From Natator depressus isolate rNatDep1 chromosome 7, rNatDep2.hap1, whole genome shotgun sequence, the proteins below share one genomic window:
- the PLAU gene encoding urokinase-type plasminogen activator: MKLLIIISVMLGALVTSLESAVTRQQRHKLSSKHKSGHQDCNCVNGGTCISYQLFSQINRCLCPKGYSGQHCEIDTESQCYTENGQDYRGTVSKNKKNEECLSWDSPSLTRRAYHAGMRNALQLGLGKHNYCRNPDGKAKPWCYIKRGYLTLAIDCDIQLCRTEREPTCGQRSSSKYFKIVSGSIAAIESQPWIATIFHYSRRMGQDKFVCGGSLIDPCWVLTAAHCFSQLGTDSSGYTVFLGKSKLDATDDKEQIFQVERIINHHEYSDERGDFNSDIALMKIKSASGHCAVESEYVRTICLPSENLVLRDNSQCEVSGYGKEDNWDIYYSQILKTANVNLISQSLCQDEYYDQTRVNDNMVCAGDVQWKSDACKGDSGGPLVCEHNGRMSLYGIVSWGDGCAKEKRPGVYTRVTRYLSWIESHMKGVNFKSRSLPK, from the exons ATGAAGTTACTCATCATTATCTCAGTTATGCTGGGGGCACTCGTCACAAGCCTAGAATCT GCTGTGACCAGGCAGCAGCGACACAAGCTATCAAGCAAACATAAATCAGGACACCAGG ATTGTAACTGTGTAAATGGAGGAACCTGCATTTCCTATCAACTCTTTTCCCAGATTAACCGTTGCTTATGTCCAAAAGGATACAGTGGACAGCACTGTGAAATAG ACACTGAAAGTCAATGCTATACTGAAAACGGTCAGGACTACAGAGGGACTGTGTCAAAGAATAAGAAAAATGAAGAATGCTTATCCTGGGACTCCCCTTCACTAACAAGGAGAGCTTACCATGCAGGCATGAGAAATGCCCTGCAGCTTGGACTCGGGAAACACAACTACTGCAG AAACCCGGATGGAAAAGCTAAGCCCTGGTGTTACATTAAGAGGGGATATCTGACTTTGGCAATAGACTGTGACATACAACTGTGTCGCACAGAAAGAG AACCCACATGTGGCCAGAGGAGCTCCAGCAAGTACTTCAAGATCGTTAGCGGGAGCATTGCCGCTATTGAGTCTCAGCCTTGGATAGCCACCATCTTCCATTATTCAAGGAGAATGGGGCAGGACAAATTTGTGTGTGGTGGAAGCCTCATTGACCCTTGCTGGGTGCTTACCGCTGCACACTGCTTCTCCCAACT GGGAACGGATTCATCAGGCTACACAGTTTTTCTTGGAAAGTCCAAGCTTGATGCAACTGATGACAAAGAACAAATATTTCAGGTGGAAAGAATCATCAATCATCATGAATATTCAGATGAAAGAGGTGACTTCAACAGTGATATTG CTCTCATGAAAATAAAGTCTGCTTCCGGACATTGTGCAGTAGAGTCTGAATATGTCAGAACTATCTGTTTGCCATCTGAAAACCTAGTGCTGAGGGACAATTCCCAGTGTGAAGTTTCTGGCTATGGGAAAGAAGACAACT GGGACATTTACTATTCCCAAATACTGAAGACAGCCAACGTGAACTTAATATCACAGTCATTGTGCCAGGATGAATACTATGACCAAACCAGGGTGAATGACAACATGGTCTGTGCTGGGGATGTGCAGTGGAAGTCTGATGCATGCAAG GGAGATTCTGGTGGACCACTGGTCTGCGAGCACAATGGCAGGATGTCTCTGTATGGGATCGTCAGCTGGGGAGATGGCTGTGCTAAAGAAAAGAGGCCCGGCGTCTACACCAGAGTCACTCGATATCTTTCTTGGATTGAGTCCCACATGAAGGGAGTCAATTTCAAAAGCCGTAGCCTCCCTAAATGA